The following proteins are encoded in a genomic region of Bernardetia sp. MNP-M8:
- a CDS encoding DUF4097 family beta strand repeat-containing protein, with product MKNLYNNSLAIVFSILLIFSGILISVSNAKAEGKTPTQSPKEEKQKVVKATFKVNPKDLLNISNKYGNINFTNHDKSEVSVQVTILAWARSDKEAQKILDRISIEQDNDSESIHFETQIEESRGGYSSSNREGFEINYEVKIPKNLNIDVENKFGSVTIGDLNGKLNLDLKHGNFNAHNLSGMRHAISVSFGNLSINEVGSADVEVAHGSLNIDKSNTDLKIESKHSNVRIDEANSLEIEAKHGNMRIGTVSKITGENSFGGIEIRKVLKSAVLQLKHGNCELEQIAKGFDKIEVENAHGSIELRFDSDAKFQFEARTEHGSIRNSMRNTTIQRHEEDTHDKILEGKTNGGGSGKVRVTNQHGSIRLEER from the coding sequence ATGAAAAATCTATATAATAATTCTTTAGCTATTGTCTTTTCTATTTTACTGATTTTTTCAGGAATTTTAATTTCTGTTTCAAATGCAAAAGCAGAAGGCAAAACTCCTACCCAAAGTCCAAAAGAAGAAAAGCAAAAGGTTGTAAAAGCTACTTTTAAAGTCAATCCAAAAGACTTGCTTAATATTTCTAATAAGTATGGAAATATAAACTTTACTAATCATGACAAAAGTGAAGTTTCTGTTCAAGTTACCATTTTAGCTTGGGCAAGAAGTGACAAAGAAGCTCAAAAGATTTTGGATAGAATTAGTATTGAGCAAGATAATGACTCTGAGAGTATTCATTTTGAAACTCAAATTGAAGAGTCAAGAGGAGGATATAGTTCATCAAATAGAGAAGGTTTTGAAATAAACTATGAAGTTAAAATTCCTAAAAATTTGAATATAGATGTAGAAAACAAATTTGGCTCAGTAACAATTGGCGATCTGAATGGCAAATTAAATCTTGATTTAAAACATGGAAACTTTAATGCTCATAATCTTTCAGGAATGCGTCATGCAATCAGTGTTAGTTTTGGAAACCTATCAATCAATGAAGTAGGTTCAGCAGATGTAGAAGTGGCTCATGGAAGTCTCAACATTGATAAAAGCAACACAGATTTGAAGATTGAAAGTAAGCATTCCAATGTCAGAATCGATGAAGCCAATAGTTTGGAAATAGAGGCAAAACACGGAAATATGAGAATAGGAACAGTTTCAAAAATTACAGGAGAAAATAGTTTTGGAGGAATAGAAATCAGAAAAGTATTGAAATCTGCTGTTCTACAACTCAAACATGGAAATTGTGAGTTAGAGCAAATAGCAAAAGGATTTGATAAAATAGAAGTAGAAAATGCTCACGGTTCAATAGAATTACGTTTTGATTCGGATGCTAAATTCCAATTTGAAGCTAGAACAGAACACGGAAGTATCCGAAACTCAATGCGAAATACTACCATTCAAAGACATGAAGAAGACACACACGATAAAATATTAGAAGGAAAAACAAACGGAGGTGGAAGTGGAAAAGTTCGTGTAACTAACCAACACGGAAGCATTCGTTTAGAAGAGCGTTAG
- a CDS encoding HSP90 family protein, producing MENLKFKVDLRGIIDLLSEHIYTTPNVFLRELLQNSVDAIEAKKVYDAKAEGKITVRLLNQNPAKLIVEDNGIGLTEDEIHNFLAIIGESSKRHSHVKENFIGKFGVGLLSAFVVSNEVIVQTKSEADENAYQWTAKADGTYKINILSESRPTGTAVILEAKPEMRYYFLKNTLLELLKHYGEALPYPIHFYTTNEKNGEQQHTIVNPQTPIWLQEGATQEQLLEYGKTEFNQDFLTAFPIKIDELGLQGSAFISSQKLHLNSKTESKVFVKRMLLSEKIEDLLPKWGFFIKVIVNINELTPTASREDFVHDTTFKICKDLLNDSLKNYFKELSQNNPNEFVKILEPHYQSIKMLANEDETLLDLFINYLIFETNKGRKNFEWIKKNIKAITYTTSLEDFKQIRRLANSKDIFVINAAYSFEENLMKSIIKKYPKLDIKTISPSDVLNDFEELSEEEIKEHQVFLNKATEIMQPYFCEVALKKFFPADLPVLFVSDEESMANYQTQKLAKDSKNPFASILDMSEKKAKPTLCLNLNNTMVATLLQAHDKELFAPLLKTLYIQSLFLGQFPINKHEMEVLNLSLLTITKNTLK from the coding sequence ATGGAAAATTTGAAATTCAAAGTAGATTTAAGAGGAATTATTGACCTTTTATCTGAACATATTTATACTACGCCTAATGTTTTTTTGCGTGAGTTATTACAAAACTCTGTCGATGCTATTGAAGCAAAAAAAGTGTATGATGCAAAGGCAGAAGGCAAAATAACAGTTCGTTTGCTCAATCAAAACCCAGCAAAACTGATTGTAGAAGACAATGGAATCGGACTAACAGAAGATGAAATTCATAATTTTTTGGCAATCATCGGAGAGAGTTCCAAAAGGCATTCTCATGTCAAAGAAAATTTTATTGGAAAGTTTGGGGTAGGTTTGCTTTCTGCGTTTGTGGTCAGTAATGAAGTTATTGTTCAGACAAAATCAGAAGCTGATGAAAATGCCTATCAATGGACTGCTAAAGCTGATGGAACTTACAAAATCAATATTTTATCCGAATCAAGACCAACAGGAACAGCCGTTATTTTGGAAGCAAAGCCAGAAATGCGCTATTATTTTCTAAAAAATACGCTCTTAGAATTGTTGAAACATTATGGAGAAGCATTGCCTTATCCAATTCATTTTTATACAACGAATGAAAAAAATGGTGAGCAGCAACATACTATTGTCAATCCTCAAACGCCTATTTGGTTGCAAGAGGGAGCTACGCAAGAGCAATTATTAGAATATGGAAAAACGGAATTTAATCAAGATTTTTTAACTGCTTTTCCTATCAAAATTGATGAATTAGGACTTCAAGGAAGTGCGTTTATTAGCTCTCAGAAGTTGCATCTCAATTCTAAAACAGAAAGTAAAGTTTTTGTAAAGAGAATGCTGCTTTCTGAAAAAATTGAAGATTTATTGCCAAAATGGGGATTTTTTATCAAGGTTATTGTAAATATTAATGAGCTAACTCCGACAGCATCAAGGGAAGATTTTGTTCATGATACAACCTTCAAGATTTGTAAAGATTTATTGAATGATTCTTTAAAGAATTATTTTAAAGAACTCTCTCAAAACAATCCAAATGAGTTTGTCAAAATTCTTGAGCCTCATTACCAATCTATCAAGATGTTGGCAAATGAAGATGAAACTTTATTAGATTTATTTATCAATTATTTGATTTTTGAAACCAATAAAGGCAGAAAGAATTTTGAATGGATAAAGAAAAATATCAAGGCGATTACTTATACCACTTCACTAGAAGATTTTAAGCAAATTCGTCGTCTGGCTAACTCTAAAGATATTTTTGTGATTAATGCAGCTTATAGTTTTGAAGAAAACTTAATGAAAAGCATCATTAAAAAGTATCCAAAATTAGACATCAAAACCATTTCGCCATCTGATGTATTGAATGATTTTGAAGAATTATCTGAAGAAGAGATTAAAGAGCATCAAGTATTTTTAAATAAAGCTACTGAGATTATGCAACCTTATTTTTGTGAGGTAGCTTTGAAGAAATTTTTCCCTGCTGATTTGCCTGTTTTGTTTGTTTCTGATGAAGAAAGTATGGCAAATTATCAAACTCAAAAATTAGCAAAAGATAGTAAAAATCCATTTGCTTCTATTTTGGATATGTCGGAGAAAAAGGCAAAACCTACACTTTGTTTGAATCTCAATAATACAATGGTAGCTACTTTATTGCAAGCTCACGACAAAGAGCTGTTTGCGCCACTTCTCAAAACACTCTATATACAATCTTTATTTTTGGGTCAGTTTCCTATCAATAAACACGAAATGGAAGTATTGAATCTGTCTCTCTTAACGATTACTAAAAACACTTTAAAATAA
- a CDS encoding glycosyltransferase produces MTIKFLVPYPYDIAPGQRFRYEQYLDILEENNFEYELLSFLDEETNKILYKKGHTFKKIIGVLKGFLRRFIHIWKARNADFVFVYREATPVGFPFVEWILTKVFNRKIIYDFDDAIWIHATSSQNKLAAFFKSPDKVKTICKWAYKISVGNEYLQKNANAFANSTIKAILNPTTIDLEKKHNILHQHNPNKKPIIGWTGSHSTLIYLEMIIPILKELEKKHDFVFRVICNQNPNLDTENNLKSFEFVKWNKETEIKDLSELDIGVMPLTADAWAEGKCGFKALQYMALGVPAVISPIGVNKKIINQEATNENGFLADTETEWKEYLSFLLENPQKRQEMGILALQTIQNEYSVQSNKENFLDLFS; encoded by the coding sequence ATGACAATCAAATTTCTTGTTCCTTATCCTTACGACATTGCCCCTGGTCAGCGATTTCGTTACGAACAGTATTTGGATATTCTTGAAGAAAATAATTTTGAATATGAATTATTGTCTTTTTTAGATGAAGAAACAAACAAAATTCTATATAAAAAAGGACATACATTCAAGAAAATAATAGGTGTTTTGAAAGGTTTTTTAAGACGCTTTATTCATATTTGGAAAGCTAGAAATGCAGATTTTGTTTTTGTGTATCGTGAAGCTACGCCTGTTGGTTTTCCGTTTGTAGAATGGATTTTGACAAAAGTTTTTAATAGAAAAATTATCTATGATTTTGATGATGCAATATGGATTCATGCTACATCTTCTCAAAACAAATTAGCTGCTTTTTTCAAATCTCCTGATAAAGTAAAAACAATTTGTAAGTGGGCTTATAAAATAAGTGTCGGAAATGAATATTTACAAAAGAATGCTAATGCCTTCGCAAATTCTACGATAAAAGCTATTTTAAACCCAACCACGATTGATTTAGAAAAAAAACACAATATTTTACACCAACACAATCCAAACAAAAAACCGATTATTGGCTGGACAGGTTCGCACTCTACACTGATTTATTTAGAAATGATTATTCCTATCTTAAAGGAATTAGAAAAGAAACATGATTTTGTGTTTCGTGTTATCTGCAATCAAAACCCAAATCTGGACACAGAGAATAATTTGAAAAGTTTTGAGTTTGTAAAATGGAATAAAGAAACAGAAATAAAAGATTTATCAGAATTAGATATTGGAGTAATGCCACTTACAGCTGATGCGTGGGCAGAAGGGAAATGTGGTTTTAAAGCCTTGCAATATATGGCTTTGGGCGTTCCTGCTGTGATTTCTCCGATTGGTGTCAATAAAAAAATCATTAATCAAGAGGCAACTAATGAAAATGGTTTTTTAGCTGATACAGAAACTGAATGGAAAGAATATCTATCTTTTCTTTTAGAAAATCCACAAAAAAGACAAGAAATGGGAATTTTAGCATTACAAACTATCCAAAATGAATATTCTGTACAATCTAATAAGGAGAATTTTTTAGACTTATTTAGCTGA
- a CDS encoding histidine phosphatase family protein → MKTLILIRHAKSSWKDETLPDRERPLNTRGKNDAPLMGQILFEKNIIPDLVLSSSAKRAKKTAQKIFFDVYGFMESQVHLTDDLYFTGVPFHMRIINTLLDTKNTVALVGHNPDFSGLVDFLAEEPVQEMPTSGVYCLDFDVNSWSEVTRHSGRVRFFEYPKKYKMS, encoded by the coding sequence ATGAAGACACTTATACTTATAAGACACGCCAAATCTTCGTGGAAAGATGAAACTTTGCCAGACCGTGAACGACCATTAAATACAAGAGGAAAAAATGATGCTCCTTTGATGGGGCAAATTTTATTTGAAAAAAATATTATTCCAGATTTAGTTTTGTCTAGTTCTGCCAAACGAGCAAAGAAAACAGCCCAAAAGATTTTTTTTGATGTCTATGGATTTATGGAAAGTCAAGTTCATTTGACAGACGACCTTTATTTTACAGGCGTTCCTTTCCACATGAGAATTATAAACACACTTTTAGATACAAAAAATACAGTGGCTTTAGTCGGACATAATCCTGATTTTAGTGGTTTGGTAGATTTTTTGGCAGAAGAACCTGTACAAGAAATGCCTACAAGTGGAGTATATTGTTTGGATTTTGATGTAAATTCGTGGAGTGAAGTAACAAGACATTCTGGAAGAGTTCGTTTTTTTGAATATCCTAAAAAGTATAAAATGAGCTAG
- a CDS encoding sigma-70 family RNA polymerase sigma factor: protein MSNPTVDTNYEEPNAELIEKVRLGSQKAQYQLYEKYVRAMYHVCVRIVGKGHEAEEVLQDAFVRAFMRIEEYRGDAAFGAWLKRIVINTSINFLQKKKIDLVSLDEILVEPAIEEDENSENDFAEMNIQTGISEKITKHNSEVSRVKEAINKLSDGYRIVLSLYLFEGYDHEEIGEILGISSSTSKSQYSRAKKRLRTML from the coding sequence ATGTCTAACCCAACTGTTGATACTAATTACGAAGAACCTAATGCCGAACTTATTGAGAAAGTTCGATTAGGAAGTCAGAAGGCGCAATACCAACTCTACGAAAAATATGTACGAGCAATGTATCATGTCTGTGTCAGGATTGTGGGCAAAGGACACGAAGCAGAAGAAGTATTGCAAGATGCTTTTGTGAGAGCATTTATGCGTATTGAAGAATATCGTGGTGATGCAGCTTTTGGAGCTTGGCTCAAGCGCATTGTTATAAATACTTCAATTAATTTTCTTCAAAAAAAGAAGATTGATTTGGTTTCTTTGGATGAAATACTTGTCGAACCAGCCATTGAAGAAGATGAAAATTCTGAAAATGACTTTGCAGAAATGAATATTCAAACAGGAATTTCTGAAAAAATCACCAAGCATAATTCGGAAGTCAGCCGAGTAAAAGAAGCTATCAATAAGCTATCCGACGGTTATAGAATCGTCTTGAGTTTATATCTTTTTGAAGGATACGACCATGAAGAAATTGGAGAAATATTAGGAATTTCTAGTTCTACTTCAAAATCACAATATAGTAGAGCAAAAAAGAGATTAAGAACAATGTTATAA